The stretch of DNA GCCAAAGAACGGGAGAAGAAGTCCCCGACTTACAAGGACTTGGACTTCTTGCAGGACTTGCCCGACGGTCTCTTCCTCGACCCTGATATGCACAACGCTCTTTGCAAGACAATCCAGAGGGACTGTCTGGTGAGGTCTATTTTAGACTGCTGTGTTGGGGTTTGGGTCAGGGGTAATTCCTCTATGGTTCTGTGAGGTCTCAGTAGGTGTAGGAGGGAAGTCATAAAGCCAGTTTTGCCCCCAATTCAACCAGATTCTTCCTTCAGGTGCTCCAGAGCTTTAAGATCATGGACTACAGTTTACTGGTGGGAGTCCACAACATGGACTGTGCGCAGAAGGAGACGGCAGTGGACGGACACACCCAGAGCGACACGCGCCGCCCCGCTGCACAGAAGGCACTCTATTCAACCGCCATGGAGTCTATTCAGGGAGAGGCGCGGCGAGGGGGCGCCATAGAGACAGACGACCAGTATGTGCTTTTGCTTATTATAATCAGTGGGGTTATCTATAGCTCTTCAGATCCGGTTGAACTACAGGCCACCCAGAATCTCCAACTTAATATCAAATGTCCTTTGTTCATGCAGAATGGGTGGGATTCCCGCTCGCAACGCCAAAGGAGAACGCCTGTTGCTCTACATCGGTGTCATTGACGTGCTACAATCGTACAGGTAGGTGACTTGTGGCCCTTCGATTGCCCCTATAGGGTGTTTTACATTCCTTATAAAACTGATGCTGGAGGCCGTTGGCGGTTGACACCATGTTTTCCGAGGGGAGAACTTGCCTGCTGTGCCATAAACTGTAAGGCAGGTCCAGTTGTGTTGATGTGGTTCTTCTGTGGTTCCTTTAGGTTCATGAAGAAACTGGAGCACTCTTGGAAGGCCCTGGTGCACGACGGGGTGAGTAGCTTCTAGGGTTCTGTCACTGTCCCCGGGGGAAATGGCACCACGCTATAACAAGGGGCGGGTCTTTTGGTTCTCAGGACACCGTGTCGGTTCACAGGCCCGGATTCTACGCCGACAGGTTCCAGAAGTTCATGTGCAGCATCGTCTTCAAGAAGATCCCACGTAAGTCCAGTTCCTAGAGAGCCGCACTGGTTCTGTTAGTCCTTACTGTAGTGGGGCACTTTCTAAGGGGAGTATCTTATGTCTACAGTAAAAACCTCTCCCTCCAAGAAGAGCCGTACGATGCCCGGTGTGTCTCGGAGGGCCACCCAGGCAGCAGTACCGACCCAGTTGCAGCTGGTGGAAGAGCATAAGCAGTATCTAGCGACTGAAGTTGAATCAGAACCAGGTAAGTCTGATAGCCCTGCAGAACCCAAGATGGACTCTCTTGTTCTTATCCTGCTCACAGCCACTCTACCTGCAGGGAGTCAGTTTGGTCGCCCCGACCTCCTTCCTCGAACCCCTCCTGTCGATGAAGCAGCTAGTGACTCATTGGCCACCACCTTATCCACCTCCTCGCTGGGCAGCGGAGGGCTGAACTCTCCGGCACACAGGTAGGTAGCCAGGGGTATACagtggcttggggggggggggggggcagcaaacatgtggaagaaggggctctggtcagatgagaccaaaatggaactttttggccaaaatgcaaaacgctatgtgtgtgggaaaactaaccctgcacatccctctgaacccaccatccccactgtcacatatgggggggcagcatcatgctctgggggggcttcagcagggacagggaagctgctcagagttgatgggaagatggatggagccaaatacagggcaatcttggaagaaaacctcttggagtctgcaaaagacttgagactggggcggaggttccccttccagcaggacaacgaccctaaacataaagccagggcaacaatgggttaaacccaaacatatccatgtgttagactggcccaatcacagcccagatctaaatccaatggagaatctgtggcaagatctgaaaactgctgttcccaaaggctgaccatctaatgtgactgagctggagctgttttgcaaagaagaatgggcaaggatttcagtctgtagatgggcaaagcgggtagagacataccctaaagcctggcagctggaattgcagcaaaagggggttctacagagtattggggggctgaataattacgcacaccccactttgcacttatttatttgtaacaaatgtttggaatcatgtctgattttccttccacttctcacgggtaccccactttgtattggtctttcacgtgtaccccactttgtattggtctttcacgtgtaccccactttgtattggtctttcacgtggaattccaataaaatggattcatgtttgtggctgtaatgtgacaaaatgtagaaaagttcaagggggctgaatacttttgcaagccactgtatctctaGGTACCTCCGGCCTGTAGGGCTGAGCTTCATTCTTCTCTGTGCTTTACAGGTCTGTGGGGGTGGAAGTGCACAAAGTCGAAACGACGGAGATCGAGTTAAACGCAGTGAGGTAAGTAGGACTCTGAGGAGCTCGGAAGCAGTTGGATCTGTTTGGCACTGGGGAGTCTGAATGGAGACAGCGGCCAGCACCCCTCGTTCCAATGTTTATTCTCATCTTCTCTCCAGAAGCGAAGTACTAGACGAATCCAATCAAGAAGATGAAGCAGGaggagaagaggaagaagaggaggctCTGGACATCAGCCAGATCGAGACAGAGATCCGCTTTGTACGTAATGCTGACTGGAGGGCGCATTTAGCCCCGCCTCTGCCGCATTTAGCCCCACCTCTGCCGCATTTAGCTTTAGATCCCACCTCCCTGCTCCTTTAATACAATTTGCTCTAGAACTTGTGTCAGGTTCTCCATTTGTGCAGTTCTTTGTATAAGCAGAGCTCCTCCCAGATATGCTCAGCACCTCAGggtgcattctgggagttgtagctctTTAATAGATCCAACCTAAGGTTTATTTGGCTCCATTTTACAACACACTTACACCCCTGGATTCTGCACTATGCTGtctgctttaaaggggtggtgtAGGGGCCCAAAGACACCTGATTCTCACACTGGCCAGTCCTTTAATATCCATCTTCTTCCCATACAGTGAGCTGGGATTGGCCACGGCTGCTTTCTTTACGGTGGCTCAGCAGGGCCACAAAAAGATTTGCCCGCTTCGTTTGCACCAAACTACCCTGGAGGCAACATCAGTGACACAACTGGGTTTGGACGAGGGGATCCCGTTGGCTCCGAGAGGCGGTGTGCCTGGCGCTGATGTTCCAAGCAGACCATTGGCTGCTCCCCAGCAGGGCGGGCCACAAGTGAATAAACTCCTCCCATTTGCCTTATTCTGCAGTCCCTTTATGAGAGGAGCTTCCTTTCCCTCCTATTTAAGAGATATTTTTCTGCTCGTGTGTAGAACTCCGATGCTGCATTTACGGaccaaaagatttttttgtacAAGCATTTGCTGCCTAAGTCACCATAACGGACGTGGTGCCGCCGGGGCCCGACATGAGCGCCCCCTTGTGACAGGGTGGTTATggacaatatgtgtgtgttttgcaCAGACTGCTGGTGTTCTCTATACAATGACAGCCCAACCAAATCTCTCCCTGTGCCAATGCCCGTGCCGCGGCACCGCTCGTATTGTGTGGCGCTAATTTCTGATGCGGTTTCCTCATGCTCTTACCCCCCCCGTGGGGGCAATAACGATTGTGAGATTCACGTGGAATCCTGCTCCTCTCCATTACGGATGGGCAGCCCTCCAGCCATTGCTACACTACAGCCTACAGAGAGCAGCAGTTCAGCACCAGCAGGGGGGGCTGCCGGTTACCCCTCCCTTACTTGCACCCTAAATTCCAGTGAACATGTGGAGGGGGAAGTGGGGGTGAGCTTGTGATGGGGGGGTTCTCTGTGCTGCTAAACTGCAAAATAAAAGTGAGAGGTGGATCCCTAGTGCGCTGGTGTGTGAGGGCATCGTGGGTATTGCACGGGGGTAATAACGGCCTTAAggtgcccctggggggggttgcACAGATCTGCCTGTGCCCCAAACACTATTTATAAATGCCCCTCCCGTGCAGCCCGGCTGATTTTATCATTTGAACCTTTTATTCCCATTTCgttgagattttttttccttcacgttgtcttttaatatttatgaaagtttttatttaactgttttaTTTCCGAATCCAAGTGCTTTGTGCAGGCGCTGCCTCCCTGTATGTACATAAACTATAAACCACACCGAGCCCCTGTGCCTCGTTCTTCCTGCGGGGTACCGCGTCTGTGCCCCATCTGGCCAACCAGCAGCTGGGGGGCCGCACCAATACCCCCATGTGATCCAGATACGGACTGGGCAGGCCCCATTCACCGGCCTATATCCTGCCAAGTCAGCAACATTTATTGACCTGTCTGTGGCCAGCATTGCACCAACCTGCACAGATCTAATTGGTTCCCCTAATATTGTGTCACATAATGATTGCAACCCCCCTGTGCCCAGTTACAAACTGACTCCTCCCAGCCCGAGCGTGTCACTCGCCGACTCCTCCCTCAACTCCCAGCCTGAGTGGGGTCTGCACCCTATAGTTAGTCCCCTGCAAAAATGGCAAATGGGGCACTTCATtagatgctgagaattgcctctctaCAGGTGGCAGTGCCagagaataccctgccatagggtACGGGCTGTGGGCAAAACATAAATCATATACTTTTGATAGTTGAGCGATTTCTCTCTCTACATGCGCCAGTTCCCCGTGCCGGGGGTATTTTCTGTTGCCCCCACGTGCCATCAGCCCAGCACACACAGTAACGGACAGACTTGCAGCTAAAATGTCAAAGTTGTTGATAAGTCATTTTAAAAGGGTGAGAATCAAGAGTTTGGGTTAAAGTGCGCGGTGTCTTTATCCCTTCCTTATACTAATctcatttggtgcatccctgcacTATACCCAGGCCTGGGATTCATaataggccccggcatttcaCTTACacggagccccccccccccccagctcaataaatagtgactgtctgtggcaccttacagccccccctggcattcccagtacccagaggcacaaacagccccccccccagcccaataaatagtgactgtctgtggcaccttacagcccccccggcattcccagtacccagaggcacaaacagccccccagcccaataaatagtgactgtctgtggcaccttacagcccccccgccattcccagtacccagaggcacaaacagcccccccccagcccaataaatagtgactgtctgtggcaccttacagcccccctggcattcccagtacccagaggcacaaacagcacccccagcccaataaatagtgactgtctgtggcaccttacagcccccctggcattcccagtacccagaggcacaaacagccccccagcccaataaatagtgactgtctgtggcaccttacagcccccctggcattcccagtacccagaggcacaaacagccccccccccccagcccaataaatagtgactgtctgtggcaccttacagcccccctggcattcccagtacccagaggcacaaacagccccccccccagccccataaatagtgactgtctgtggcaccttacagcccccctggcattcccagtacccagaggcacaaacagcccccccagcccaataaatagtgactgtctgtggcaccttacagcccccccccccctggcatttaccagaatccacagattgccagttcagttCTGAACCtaaaatttttgtggttttattacatttttatccctgtattagtgttcctgatctgtttttagcttcACTTTGCCCTGTGGTACTTTGATGTAGGAAGACTCTTTACCcatattggatttgtcagaatgtgtactttccaaaactatatgggtTTCAGGGGGGCTCTGTAGagttgggggggttacggcacataatacactgacagggtgctctgtatagttgggggggttacggcacataatacgctgacagggggctctgtatagttaggggggttacggcacataatacgctgacagggggctctgtatagttagggggggttacggcacataatacgctgacagggggctctgtatagttagggggggttacggcacataatacgctgacagggggctctgtatagttaggggggggttacggcacataatacgctgacggggctctgtgcgcaaaagctgagttggcaggcgaggaatccatatgcgctattttcatttgggtgcctctgtacatcaCATAtgtttgcatattgggcatcaaactgttcattagacccctggggttcatatttagggtgatgtgtcattgtatgtaagaaatgttgtaagataaatgtggcaaattgcaacatgtttaggtgtttttcagaaaagtcatgacagaaatgacagtacatatgggggttcccattgggcccctacatgccacatacttagctaaacctatacatattgggcatcaaactgttcaggggacccctggggttcatatttagggggtgtatctggttactttatggcctgtaggagatcagattctatagactggaagctttgaagccatttttcaaaaaattcacaaattgtgataaaaaccaataagtttaggaaagcattgcgacttggtagtttggagcagacagacagttctaccttttctggattccccacaatctgttctttccaaaaatgtatcattttctgggataaactttctgttagtgggagttttggccttgaaatctaaagtatgcagctttctggccgggagtttgtggcctatacacgtggcctatacacgtgggaatTCCCCATAAACCTATATGTGTTTGGTATTAGCACCATCAGCAGGGATAGGACTTATCCAATCAGTTGGATTTTcgtgatttttttaatgtttagacatttagaagcctatatcttgttacagaattggaattacagaaaaattctaccatattttgaaagcttaggttgtcgtgaaaaaaacaatgtatagttttcctgggtaaactaaaagtccccccccaaggaaaggcccctaaatggaaagagcgcaaaatgttcacaaactgtctggcaatacacgttccgctttgaccaaaatggctggcagtaacagggttaaacagcccccctagttatatagggcttggggcaagcagcaggctgtacccctgagtgtttcagtcagtcggttaggatacaccaaccgccaatatgcagaagacaagattacgaaaaaacatactacaagtgggaggaggaaggatagcgaatcGGTAAGGTGCCTGCCTCACACCGATGGGCCCCACCGATGGgccctgagttcgattcccgcctgggagccTTGCTTCCATCAAATTGCACCAATGAGTCTCAGTGCTGATACCTACCCACTGGGcccccttaccttgtgaccctggacagagtcacttaacctcataatgtcccggcaatgatggcgtctagaaatggcaaaacattgctgtccttttaattactggctacattcacatttccccacaaatcctcttttttttgcatttcaagggcggctcatgatttatgatgccggctattaaattgtccctgtcacagtgtctatggcagctggaagcaactgtcacagggaaaatccctttcttatcactggcaataagaagccaattgataggggagctgagctacagcgcagggacAATGGGGCTTCCGAGCCAATCAGCAAGGGCATTTTAGTGTCATTTCTGGAAATCTGAtaaggatacatggaaataatcatagaacagaagaatctacactggggagctgataggagagtaatggggatattttctgagcagtataagagtgcccagctggtatataatacaggagatatcctctgagcgctgttaccccccgctggtatatggtacaggagattcaccctacttctatgcattatcagtaacccttCAGCCAGTATAGATATCAGCCCCCCCGGGGCAAAATCAGAGAAttgcaggcaggcactccggatgcTCAATAATTTGTAGAAAAGAGCAGTCAAAAATCTAGTAAAAAGtacaaaagtttatttaatccatatgtaaaaaacagggaaagccttacgcgtttcgtaccaaaagGGTACTTAATCACAGGCTATGATTAATTACCCtgttttttacatatggattaaataaacttttgtaCTTTTTACTAGATTTTTGACTGCTCTTTTCTACAAATTATTGAgcatccggagtgcctgcctgcaaTTCtctgattttcccatgatggctccctaagctgaaaggtctggggcatgagcacccgcaCCTGTCCTCATTACGGGTAAGATTTACCATAAATACGCAGAAGATTGTGATCAGCCCCTCAAGTGTTTTTGAATTTCATCTATTtattcagcccccccagcccaataaataatcactgtctgtggcacattacagcccccctggcattcccagtacccagaggcacaaacagcccccccccagcccaataaatagtgactgtctgtggcacctttcagcccccctggcattcccagtacccagaggcacaaacagcccccccagcccaataaatagtgactgtctgtggcacctttcagcccccctggcattcccagtacccagaggcacaaacagcccccccccccagcccaataaatagtgactgtctgtggcacctttcagcccccctggcattcccagtacccagaggcacaaacagccccccccccccagcccaataaatagtgactgtctgtggcaccttacagcccccctggcattcccagtacccagaggcacaaacagcccccccagcccaataaatagtgactgtctgtggcaccttacagcccccctggcattcccagtacccagaggcacaaacagcccccccagcccaataaatagtgactgtctgtggcaccttacagcccccctggcattcccagtacccagaggcacaaacagcccccccagcccaataaatagtgactgtctgtggcaccttacagcccccctggcattcccagtacccagaggcacaaacagccccccccccagcccaataaatagtgactgtctgtggcaccttacagcccccctggcattcccagtacccagaggcacaaacagcccccccagcccaataaatagtgactgtctgtggcaccttacagcccccctggcattcccagtacccagaggcacaaacagccccccccccccagccaataaatagtgactgtctgtggcaccttacagtcccccctggcattcccagtacccagaggcacaaacagtcccccccccccagcccaataaatagtgactgtctgtggcaccttacagccccccctggcattcccagtacccagaggcacaaacagcccccccccagcccaataaatagtgactgtctgtggcaccttacagcccccctggcattcccagtacccagaggcacaaacagccccccccccagcccaataaatagtgactgtctgtggcaccttacagccccccctggcattcccagtacccagaggcacaaacacccccccccagcccaataaatagtgactgtctgtggcaccttacagccccccctggcattcccagtacccagaggcacaaacagcccccccagcccaataaatagtgactgtctgtggcaccttacagccccctggcattcccagtacccagaggcacaaacagcccccccagcccaataaatagtgagtgtctgtggcaccttacagcccccccccggcattcccagtaccagagcacaaacagcccccccagcccaataaatagtgactgtctgtggcaccttacagcccccctgcattcccagtaccagaggcacaaaacagcccccccccagcccaataaatagtgactgtctgtggcaccttacagcccccctggcattcccagtacccagaggcacaaacagcccccccagcccaataaatagtgactgtctgtggcaccttacagcccccctggcattcccagtacccagaggcacaaacagcccccccagcccaataaatagtgagtgtctggtggcaccttacagcccccctggcattcccagtacccagaggcacaaacagcccccccagcccaataaatagtgactgtctgtggcaccttacagcccccctggcattcccagtacccagaggcacaaacagcccccccccagcccaataaatagtgactgtctgtggcaccttacagccccccctggcattcccagtacccagaggcacaaacagccccccccagcccaataaatagtgactgtctgtggcaccttacagccccccctggcattcccagtacccagaggcacaaacagccccccccagcccaataaatagtgactgtctgtggcaccttacagcccccctggcattcccagtacccagaggcacaaacagcccccccagcccaataaatagtgactgtctgtggcaccttacagcccccctggcattcccagtacccagaggcacaaacagcccccccagcccaataaatagtgactgtctgtggcaccttacagcccccctggcattcccagtacccagaggcacaaacagcccccccccagcccaataaatagtgactgtctgtggcaccttacagcccccctggcattccagtacccagaggcacaaacagcccccccagcccaataaatagtgactgtctgtggcaccttacagcccccctggcattcccagtacccagaggcacaaacagcccccccagcccaataaatagtgactgtctgtggcaccttacagccccccctggcattcccagtacccagaggcacaaacagtccccccccccagcccaataaatagtgactgtctgtggcaccttacagcccccctggcattcccagtacccagaggcacaaacagccccccccagcccaataaatagtgactgtctgtggcaccttacaagcccccctggcattcccagtacccagaggcacaaacagcccccccccagcccaataaatagtgactgtctgtggcaccttacagcccccccggcattcccagtacccagaggcacaaacagccccccccagcccaataaatagtgactgtctgtggcaccttacagcccccctggcattcccagtacccagagcacaaacagccccccccccagcccaataatagtgactgtctgtggcaccttacagcccccctggcattcccagtacccagaggcacaaacagccccccccagcccaataaatagtgactgtctgtggcaccttacagcccccctggcattccagtaccagaggccacaaacagccccccagcccaataaatagtgactgtctgtggcaccttacagccccctggcattcccagtacccagaggcacaacagccccccccagcccaataaatagtgactgtctgtggcaccttacagcccccccggcattcccagtacccagaggcacaaacagcccccccagcccaataaatagtgactgtctgtggcaccttacagccccccccggcattcccagtacccagagcacaaacagccccccccagcccaataaatagtgactgtctgtggcaccttacagcccccccggcattccagtacccagaggcacaaacagccccccccagcccaataaatagtgactgtctgtggcaccttacagcccccctggcattcccagtaccagaggcacaaacagcccccccagcccaataaatagtgactgtctgtggcaccttacaggcccccccggcattcccagtacccagaggcacaaacagcccccccagcccaataaaagaaaagaaaaaaagcagagaaatAATGGCATAAACAATACATCACATTGTGCCCTGTGaggaaccaggaagtacttacggctaatgaatgagcgagaggggaagcgccctgtgaggaagcaggaagtacttacggctaatgaatgagcgagaggggaagcgccctgtgaggtaaccaggaagtacttatggctaatgaatgagcgagaggggaagcgcCCTGTGAAGAagcaggaagtacttacggctaatgaatgagcgagaggggaagcgccctgtgaggtaaccaggaagtacttacggctaatgaatgagcgagaggggaagcgccctgtgaggtaaccaggaagtacttacggctaatgaatgagcgagaggggaagcaccctgtgaggtaaccaggaagtacttacggctaatgaatgagcgagaggggaagcaCCCTGTGAGGTAagcaggaagtacttacggctaatgaatgagcgagaggggaagcgccctgtgaggtaaccaggaagtacttatggctaatgaatgagcgagaggggaagcgccctgtgaggtaaccaggaagtacttatggctaatgaatgagcgagaggggaacttccctgtgaggtaaccaggaagtacttacggctaatgaatgagcgagaggggaacttccctgtgaggtaaccaggaagtacttacggctaatgaatgagcgagaggggaagcgccctgtgaggtaaccaggaagtacttacagctaatgaatgagcgagaggggaagcgccctgtgaggtaaccaggaagtacttacggctaatgaatgagcgagaggggaacttccctgtgaggtaaccaggaagtacttacggctaatgaatgagcgagaggggaagcgccctgtgaggaagcaggaagtacttacggctaatgaatgagcgagaggggaagcgccctgtgaggtaaccaggaagtacttacggctaatgaatgagcgagaggggaagcgccctgtgaggtaaccaggaagtacttacggctaatgaatgagcgagaggggaagcgccctgtgaggtaaccagga from Xenopus tropicalis strain Nigerian chromosome 8, UCB_Xtro_10.0, whole genome shotgun sequence encodes:
- the pip5k1a gene encoding phosphatidylinositol 4-phosphate 5-kinase type-1 alpha, with amino-acid sequence MASAAAEPAGGTSPGTTTLKKSMVAEVPGSSAQPGAQTMKKIGHRGVDSTGETTYKKTTSSALKGAIQLGITHTVGSLSTKPERDVLMQDFYVVESIFFPGEGSNLTPAHHYNDFRFKTYAPVAFRYFRELFSIRPDDYLYSLCNEPLIELSNPGASGSVFYVSGDDEFIIKTVQHKEAEFLQKLLPGYYMNLNQNPRTLLPKFYGLYCVQAGGKNIRIVVMNNLLPRSVRMHLKYDLKGSTYKRRASAKEREKKSPTYKDLDFLQDLPDGLFLDPDMHNALCKTIQRDCLVLQSFKIMDYSLLVGVHNMDCAQKETAVDGHTQSDTRRPAAQKALYSTAMESIQGEARRGGAIETDDQMGGIPARNAKGERLLLYIGVIDVLQSYRFMKKLEHSWKALVHDGDTVSVHRPGFYADRFQKFMCSIVFKKIPLKTSPSKKSRTMPGVSRRATQAAVPTQLQLVEEHKQYLATEVESEPGSQFGRPDLLPRTPPVDEAASDSLATTLSTSSLGSGGLNSPAHRSVGVEVHKVETTEIELNAVRSEVLDESNQEDEAGGEEEEEEALDISQIETEIRF
- the pip5k1a gene encoding phosphatidylinositol 4-phosphate 5-kinase type-1 alpha isoform X1; the protein is MASAAAEPAGGTSPGTTTLKKSMVAEVPGSSAQPGAQTMKKIGHRGVDSTGETTYKKTTSSALKGAIQLGITHTVGSLSTKPERDVLMQDFYVVESIFFPGEGSNLTPAHHYNDFRFKTYAPVAFRYFRELFSIRPDDYLYSLCNEPLIELSNPGASGSVFYVSGDDEFIIKTVQHKEAEFLQKLLPGYYMNLNQNPRTLLPKFYGLYCVQAGGKNIRIVVMNNLLPRSVRMHLKYDLKGSTYKRRASAKEREKKSPTYKDLDFLQDLPDGLFLDPDMHNALCKTIQRDCLVLQSFKIMDYSLLVGVHNMDCAQKETAVDGHTQSDTRRPAAQKALYSTAMESIQGEARRGGAIETDDQMGGIPARNAKGERLLLYIGVIDVLQSYRFMKKLEHSWKALVHDGDTVSVHRPGFYADRFQKFMCSIVFKKIPLKTSPSKKSRTMPGVSRRATQAAVPTQLQLVEEHKQYLATEVESEPGSQFGRPDLLPRTPPVDEAASDSLATTLSTSSLGSGGLNSPAHRSVGVEVHKVETTEIELNAVRSEVLDESNQEDEAGGEEEEEEALDISQIETEIRFVRNADWRAHLAPPLPHLAPPLPHLALDPTSLLL